A window from Chitinophaga filiformis encodes these proteins:
- a CDS encoding TonB-dependent receptor, with amino-acid sequence MKHLYFILSFVLVNIAAFAQTGTIKGTISSADGKPAAYVTVGLKDTKKGALTNEEGQFILKNIKQGDYVLVISYTGTKTIHKSVTVTADQSTDVSLALEATAAQLNEIVVAGTRTRTINKTPVNIGKIPVAAIDLPQGVAVIGHEVLEEQQVQRMSDVVKNVNGVYMASSRASTQEAFNARGYAFSSTNMFKNGARVNSGVMPEMSSLEKVEILKGSAAILYGNVAPGAVMNMVTKQPKFNFGGEVNVRAGSYGLLKPAFDVYGPISSKVAYRIDGTFETTDSYRDKVHSKRYYVNPSLLFKLSDRTELLVQGDYLKHDFTPDFGIGSLDNNKIPDVPRNSFYGTPWQYAHTQQSSAGASVKHKLNDVWTLNGMFSYQRYSRDYYAVERIQADATGKWARPLNRTYNSEDYYLAQVDLNGKFKTGNLEHNVLAGVDADRYYTKAYTYNQPATYDTINILHPELYTPRTDIPDAVRIKDVTTPINRIGVYVQDLIKITPKLNVLAGVRFSYLQNEAPATYDYKSGQTTFTAAKYDDAFSPRLGIVYKPIETMAIFASYSNSFTPNTGLAVDSTTLDPSVINQYEVGVKNDFLKGKLSVNVTAYRIRNNNYAQTAPFQKDGVTPNNNTNLKALIGETLSRGVEVDIAGHPLPGLDVIAGYSYNNITIEGSSGLSGGSINGERLVGNPNHTANANVFYTIQQSALKGLKFGVGYYYIGQRFGGWNNTINQTQKYNRLISAPGFSTLDLSAGYSFKRFSVLAKVSNVTNTYNYYVHENYSINPIPPTQFVGTVSYRF; translated from the coding sequence TTGAAACATTTATACTTTATTCTCAGTTTCGTCCTGGTCAATATTGCCGCTTTCGCACAAACCGGTACTATTAAAGGAACCATTAGTTCAGCCGATGGCAAGCCTGCCGCATATGTAACTGTGGGGCTGAAGGATACGAAGAAGGGAGCATTGACCAATGAAGAGGGACAGTTTATACTCAAAAACATAAAACAAGGTGACTATGTACTGGTCATATCTTACACCGGTACAAAAACGATCCATAAGTCAGTTACTGTAACTGCTGACCAGTCCACCGATGTTTCACTGGCCCTGGAAGCTACTGCTGCACAGCTGAATGAAATTGTGGTAGCAGGTACCAGGACCAGGACGATCAACAAAACTCCTGTTAACATCGGTAAGATCCCTGTTGCAGCAATAGACCTGCCACAGGGCGTTGCCGTGATCGGGCATGAAGTACTGGAAGAACAGCAGGTGCAGCGCATGAGCGATGTAGTGAAGAATGTGAATGGCGTATACATGGCTTCTTCCCGTGCCAGCACTCAGGAGGCTTTTAATGCAAGAGGATATGCTTTTTCCAGCACCAATATGTTTAAGAACGGTGCACGCGTCAACTCTGGCGTAATGCCGGAAATGAGCTCACTGGAGAAAGTGGAGATATTGAAAGGAAGCGCTGCCATCCTGTATGGTAACGTAGCTCCCGGTGCAGTAATGAATATGGTGACCAAACAGCCTAAGTTTAACTTTGGCGGAGAGGTGAACGTACGCGCCGGTAGTTATGGCCTGTTAAAGCCTGCATTCGACGTATATGGCCCTATCTCTTCCAAAGTAGCCTACAGGATTGACGGTACATTCGAAACAACAGACAGCTACCGCGATAAAGTACATTCAAAACGTTATTACGTAAATCCTTCCCTGCTGTTTAAATTAAGTGACCGTACAGAATTGCTGGTACAGGGCGATTATCTGAAACATGACTTTACGCCCGATTTCGGTATCGGTTCCCTGGACAATAACAAGATACCCGATGTACCACGTAACAGCTTTTATGGTACGCCATGGCAGTATGCGCATACACAGCAATCTTCTGCAGGCGCTTCTGTCAAACATAAGCTGAATGATGTCTGGACATTGAACGGTATGTTCTCTTATCAGCGTTACAGCCGGGATTATTACGCCGTAGAAAGGATCCAGGCAGATGCCACCGGTAAGTGGGCCCGTCCCCTGAACAGGACTTATAACAGTGAAGATTATTACCTGGCACAGGTAGACCTGAATGGCAAGTTCAAAACCGGTAACCTCGAACATAACGTACTGGCTGGGGTAGATGCAGATCGCTACTATACAAAGGCTTATACCTACAATCAGCCTGCTACATACGACACTATCAATATCCTGCATCCTGAACTGTATACACCGCGTACCGATATACCGGATGCAGTAAGGATCAAGGATGTAACCACCCCGATCAACCGTATTGGTGTATATGTACAGGACCTGATCAAAATCACGCCCAAGTTGAATGTACTGGCAGGCGTGAGGTTCTCTTACCTGCAGAATGAAGCGCCGGCTACTTACGATTATAAATCCGGCCAGACTACCTTTACTGCTGCCAAATATGATGACGCTTTCTCTCCAAGATTAGGTATCGTGTACAAGCCAATAGAGACCATGGCAATATTCGCAAGTTATTCCAACTCTTTCACGCCTAATACCGGCCTGGCTGTAGATAGCACCACCCTGGATCCATCTGTTATCAATCAGTATGAAGTCGGTGTTAAAAACGATTTCCTGAAAGGCAAACTGTCAGTGAATGTTACCGCATATCGTATCAGGAACAACAACTACGCACAGACGGCTCCATTCCAGAAAGATGGTGTGACACCTAATAACAACACTAACCTGAAAGCGCTGATCGGCGAAACCTTAAGCCGTGGTGTGGAAGTGGACATCGCAGGTCATCCTTTACCAGGCCTGGATGTGATTGCCGGGTATAGCTACAACAACATTACGATAGAAGGTAGCAGCGGATTGAGTGGCGGTTCTATCAATGGCGAACGCCTGGTAGGTAATCCTAATCATACTGCCAATGCCAACGTGTTCTATACCATTCAGCAATCCGCATTGAAAGGACTGAAGTTCGGTGTCGGTTACTATTACATCGGTCAGCGTTTCGGTGGCTGGAACAACACTATCAACCAGACACAGAAATATAACCGCCTCATCTCTGCACCGGGTTTCTCTACCCTGGACCTGAGCGCCGGTTATTCATTCAAACGTTTCTCTGTGCTGGCTAAGGTATCTAACGTTACCAACACCTACAACTATTACGTACACGAGAACTACAGCATCAACCCGATACCGCCTACCCAGTTCGTGGGTACCGTATCTTACAGGTTCTAA
- a CDS encoding response regulator transcription factor: MKLLIIDGDLALSQVMISYLSDGNYICEYANNYQRALSKIEMYEYDCILMDLVLPDGDGCTLLEAIRAHNKPAGIIIISAETAYEDKISALEKGADDYVTKPFHLPELAARIFSVIRRRKYDNCNIIRQEELTIDLLAKTVQINNTPVTLTRKEFDLLLYFLGNKNKVISKHELAEQLSGDIAGLREDNNVIYAHIKNLKKKLHEAGAGSYLKTIYATGYKWEV; the protein is encoded by the coding sequence ATGAAACTATTGATCATCGATGGCGATCTGGCACTATCGCAGGTTATGATCTCCTATTTATCTGACGGGAATTATATATGTGAATACGCTAACAACTATCAGCGGGCACTGTCTAAAATAGAGATGTACGAGTACGATTGCATCCTGATGGATCTCGTACTGCCGGATGGAGATGGCTGTACGCTGCTGGAGGCCATAAGGGCGCATAATAAACCGGCAGGTATCATTATCATTTCCGCTGAAACTGCCTATGAGGATAAGATCTCTGCCCTGGAGAAGGGAGCGGATGATTATGTAACAAAGCCATTTCACTTACCGGAACTGGCTGCCAGGATCTTTTCCGTGATCAGGAGGAGGAAATACGACAACTGCAATATCATCCGCCAGGAAGAACTGACCATCGATCTGCTGGCCAAAACTGTACAGATCAATAATACCCCGGTTACCCTTACCAGGAAAGAGTTTGATCTCCTCCTATACTTCCTCGGCAATAAAAACAAGGTGATCTCCAAACACGAACTGGCAGAACAGCTTTCAGGCGATATTGCCGGTCTCCGGGAAGACAACAATGTCATTTACGCCCATATCAAAAACCTCAAAAAGAAACTCCACGAAGCGGGTGCAGGCAGCTACCTGAAAACCATCTATGCCACAGGTTATAAATGGGAAGTTTAA
- a CDS encoding circularly permuted type 2 ATP-grasp protein codes for MSLPTLLEQYDYATGIWDEMCDRQQIREQYSKVIATLKQFNISDLQQKDRLAGELFMNQGITFTVYSEDAGIERIFPFDIIPRIITGQEWDHIEAGIKQRLKALNLFLKDIYNEQQILKDKIVPASLIASCPHYTREVFGIKVPHDVYVHISGIDLIRGEDGLFYVLEDNLRTPSGVSYMLENREVTKRIFPELLAASHVRRVSNYPLLLHEILLQMGPGQLSNPLVVLLTPGIYNSAYYEHTFLARQMGIPLVEGRDLVVNNHKVYMKTTNGLEQVHVIYRRIDDEFLDPLMFRPDSALGIPGLMSAYRMGNVAIVNAVGNGVADDKAVYAYVPAMIRYYLNEEPILPNVPTYEMSDPDARQYVFDNYTHMVIKRTNQSGGYGMVMGNKVAPEEWAKAKAAIEAEPRSFIAQPIIKLSTVPCFIDGTFQARHVDLRPYALCGPQGVQIVPGGLTRVALRKDSLIVNSSQGGGSKDTWVID; via the coding sequence ATGAGCCTGCCAACATTATTGGAACAATACGATTACGCCACCGGCATCTGGGACGAGATGTGCGACCGGCAACAGATCAGGGAGCAATACAGCAAGGTCATTGCCACCCTTAAGCAGTTCAATATCAGCGACCTGCAACAGAAAGACAGGCTGGCCGGCGAGCTTTTTATGAACCAGGGCATCACCTTCACTGTCTATAGTGAGGATGCCGGTATCGAACGCATTTTCCCCTTTGACATTATTCCCCGCATTATTACCGGCCAGGAATGGGATCACATAGAAGCCGGCATCAAACAGCGCCTGAAAGCGCTCAACCTGTTCCTTAAAGATATTTACAACGAACAGCAGATCCTGAAAGACAAGATCGTACCTGCCTCACTGATCGCTTCCTGTCCCCATTATACCCGCGAGGTATTTGGCATCAAGGTACCGCACGATGTGTATGTCCACATTTCCGGGATAGACCTGATCCGGGGAGAGGATGGCCTCTTTTATGTATTGGAAGACAATCTGCGCACGCCATCTGGCGTCAGTTATATGCTGGAGAACCGGGAAGTGACCAAAAGGATCTTTCCCGAACTGCTGGCCGCCAGCCATGTGAGACGCGTCAGCAACTACCCCCTCCTGCTGCATGAAATACTCCTGCAAATGGGACCGGGACAACTGTCTAATCCACTGGTGGTATTACTTACACCCGGTATCTATAACTCCGCCTACTACGAACATACCTTCCTCGCCCGGCAGATGGGCATTCCGCTCGTGGAGGGAAGGGACCTGGTGGTGAACAATCATAAGGTGTATATGAAAACGACCAATGGCCTGGAACAAGTGCATGTCATCTATCGCCGTATCGATGATGAATTCCTGGATCCGCTGATGTTCCGTCCCGACAGTGCGTTGGGCATTCCCGGACTGATGAGCGCCTACCGGATGGGCAATGTCGCCATTGTGAATGCGGTGGGAAATGGTGTTGCGGATGATAAGGCGGTCTATGCCTATGTTCCGGCTATGATCCGGTATTACCTCAATGAGGAGCCGATCCTTCCCAATGTACCCACCTATGAAATGAGCGACCCCGATGCCCGGCAATATGTGTTTGACAACTATACACACATGGTCATCAAGAGGACCAACCAGTCAGGCGGCTATGGTATGGTAATGGGCAATAAGGTAGCCCCGGAAGAATGGGCAAAGGCGAAAGCGGCTATTGAAGCAGAGCCCCGCAGCTTTATTGCGCAACCTATCATTAAACTGTCTACCGTTCCCTGTTTCATAGACGGTACTTTCCAGGCGAGGCATGTGGACCTCCGTCCTTATGCCCTTTGCGGTCCGCAGGGTGTGCAGATAGTACCCGGCGGACTTACAAGAGTGGCGCTCCGCAAAGATTCCCTGATCGTCAATTCCTCACAGGGAGGCGGTAGTAAAGATACCTGGGTTATAGATTGA